Proteins from a single region of Deinococcus aquaedulcis:
- a CDS encoding DUF4127 family protein has protein sequence MRALLPLALLLSFGAAHAQTLLPLDSRPATRVLPALVAGLRGANVQVPPATLLGTATTGADPAALGAWLQAQPNTGPLIAALDALAYGGLVQSRTSPLSAEEALARLAPLRTWQARTGQPVYAFITLPREPDATNRARNLAVVRAVMDWAREGHLKELHVTWDDALPGSPAPGEGAALAQEAPGNVRVYPGADEVLSMLAARALAPEAATVRLEYSDPKAAQAVMKYEGIPLTQSALNHAQGAGFTVVDGRADLTLYVYNGGDPRRAALRVSALLRQGPVAVADVAQVNLGNTRFWGDLRTLRQHANLRALAAWGTPGNNLGSALAHAKLSLRGADPIRQDALLAREFTNDVIYSAQVRARLRAQIPEAQLNTPEGQAALKQAAEGFFPLRVGNTYTLDDAELPWGRSFEWNFTLEEKK, from the coding sequence ATGCGCGCCCTGCTGCCCCTGGCCCTGCTGCTGTCCTTCGGGGCGGCCCACGCCCAGACCCTGCTGCCGCTGGATTCCCGCCCCGCCACCCGGGTGCTGCCCGCGCTGGTGGCGGGCCTACGCGGGGCGAACGTGCAGGTGCCGCCCGCCACGCTGCTGGGCACCGCCACCACCGGGGCCGACCCGGCAGCGCTGGGCGCGTGGCTGCAGGCCCAGCCGAACACCGGCCCGCTGATCGCCGCGCTGGACGCCCTGGCTTATGGCGGGCTGGTGCAGTCACGCACCAGTCCCCTGAGCGCCGAGGAGGCCCTGGCGCGGCTGGCGCCCCTGCGCACCTGGCAGGCGCGCACCGGGCAGCCGGTGTACGCCTTTATCACCCTGCCGCGCGAGCCGGACGCCACCAACCGCGCGCGCAATCTGGCGGTGGTGCGCGCGGTGATGGACTGGGCGCGCGAGGGCCACCTGAAGGAACTGCATGTGACCTGGGACGACGCCCTGCCCGGCAGCCCCGCCCCAGGCGAGGGGGCCGCCCTGGCCCAGGAGGCGCCGGGCAACGTGCGCGTCTACCCCGGCGCCGACGAGGTGCTGAGCATGCTGGCCGCCCGCGCCCTGGCCCCGGAAGCGGCCACCGTGCGCCTGGAATACAGCGACCCCAAAGCCGCGCAGGCCGTCATGAAGTACGAGGGCATTCCGCTGACCCAGAGCGCACTGAACCATGCCCAGGGCGCCGGGTTTACGGTGGTGGACGGCCGGGCCGACCTGACCCTGTACGTGTACAACGGCGGCGACCCGCGCCGGGCGGCCCTGCGGGTGAGCGCGCTGCTGCGCCAGGGGCCCGTGGCCGTGGCTGACGTGGCGCAGGTGAACCTGGGCAACACCCGGTTCTGGGGCGACCTGCGCACCCTGCGCCAGCACGCCAACCTGCGCGCCCTGGCCGCGTGGGGCACCCCGGGCAACAACCTGGGCTCGGCCCTGGCCCACGCCAAGCTCAGCCTGCGCGGCGCCGACCCCATTCGCCAGGACGCCCTGCTGGCGCGCGAATTCACCAACGACGTGATCTATTCCGCCCAGGTGCGCGCCCGGCTGCGGGCCCAGATTCCCGAAGCGCAACTGAACACCCCCGAAGGGCAGGCCGCGCTGAAGCAGGCCGCCGAGGGCTTTTTTCCGCTGCGCGTGGGCAACACCTATACCCTGGACGACGCCGAACTGCCCTGGGGCCGCTCGTTCGAATGGAATTTCACCCTGGAAGAGAAGAAGTAG
- the proB gene encoding glutamate 5-kinase: protein MRVVLKLGTSVLTAGTDRLHRPRLVDLMRGLAAVRLAGHEAVLVTSGAVLAGWEALNFPPRTRTLAEKQLLAAVGQGRLMHLYAQLADLYGLSVAQVLLTADDFRSRTRYLNARTTLTGCLARGVLPIINENDAVALEQLKVGDNDTLSAFVANLVEADLLVILTDAPGLYTADPRLDPHATLIPVVERVTPDIWALAGGAGSHRGTGGMHTKIQAAEIATRAGTPVVIAPGDAPDALARIVAGEALGTRFQAHGSRLEARGRWILAEVAAGSLHLDAGAAQAVRERGASLLPAGITAVEGRFERGHTVRLLGPDGADLARGLARYASGDLTRLAGRHSRDIEAVLGYSHGPEAVHRDDLVRL, encoded by the coding sequence GTGCGCGTTGTTCTGAAACTGGGCACAAGTGTCCTGACGGCCGGCACCGACCGCCTGCACCGCCCCCGGCTGGTAGACCTGATGCGGGGACTGGCTGCCGTGCGGCTGGCGGGGCATGAGGCCGTGCTGGTCACCAGCGGCGCCGTGCTGGCCGGCTGGGAGGCGCTGAATTTTCCGCCCAGAACCCGCACCCTGGCCGAAAAGCAGCTGCTGGCCGCCGTGGGCCAGGGCCGCCTGATGCACCTGTACGCGCAGCTGGCCGACCTGTATGGCCTCAGCGTGGCTCAGGTGCTGCTGACCGCCGACGATTTCCGCAGCCGCACCCGCTACCTGAATGCCCGCACCACCCTGACCGGCTGCCTGGCGCGCGGGGTGCTGCCCATCATCAACGAGAACGACGCCGTGGCCCTGGAACAGCTGAAGGTGGGCGACAACGACACCCTGTCGGCCTTTGTGGCCAACCTCGTGGAGGCCGACCTGCTGGTGATCCTGACCGACGCCCCGGGCCTGTACACTGCCGATCCCCGCCTTGATCCGCACGCCACCCTGATTCCGGTGGTGGAGCGGGTGACGCCGGACATCTGGGCGCTGGCGGGCGGCGCGGGCTCACACCGGGGCACGGGCGGCATGCACACCAAGATTCAGGCCGCCGAGATTGCCACCCGCGCGGGCACCCCGGTGGTGATTGCGCCCGGCGACGCCCCCGACGCCCTGGCACGCATCGTGGCGGGCGAGGCGCTGGGCACCCGCTTTCAGGCGCACGGCTCGCGCCTGGAGGCCCGCGGGCGCTGGATTCTGGCCGAGGTGGCCGCCGGCAGCCTGCACCTGGACGCGGGCGCCGCGCAGGCCGTGCGCGAGCGGGGCGCGAGCCTGTTGCCCGCCGGCATCACGGCGGTGGAGGGCCGCTTTGAGCGCGGCCACACGGTGCGCCTGCTGGGCCCGGACGGTGCCGACCTCGCCCGGGGGCTGGCCCGCTACGCCTCAGGGGACCTGACCCGCCTTGCGGGGCGGCACTCGCGCGATATCGAGGCGGTGCTGGGCTACTCCCACGGCCCCGAAGCGGTGCACCGCGACGATCTGGTGCGCCTGTAG
- a CDS encoding glucodextranase DOMON-like domain-containing protein, with protein sequence MLALLASTITLSDPAGDARGDGGYVLPTRPAITPDMLDLRAFSAQPQGEGMRLTVSFSAMGNPWNAPSGHSAGVTDIFVKGPLGGQQALADTGLRVRGQGGWAYHLRVSGGGASLVRADSQGALTRLPTPQVQVSGTSLIIDAAVPPGTYGYWVTNSVYTPLSATGVLRPVTQTGPTLLQAGRADAPTPVDVLAPAGDTQVYSALTLAPVGETRDWVSLTLIALGVGGLLLTVVATVIVWRRLAGRP encoded by the coding sequence GTGCTGGCCCTGCTCGCCTCGACCATAACCCTGTCCGACCCTGCTGGCGACGCGCGCGGCGACGGCGGATACGTGCTGCCCACCCGCCCCGCCATCACCCCGGACATGCTGGACCTGCGCGCCTTTTCGGCCCAGCCGCAGGGCGAGGGCATGCGCCTGACCGTCAGCTTCTCGGCTATGGGCAATCCGTGGAATGCCCCCTCGGGCCACAGCGCGGGCGTGACCGACATTTTTGTGAAAGGGCCCCTGGGGGGCCAGCAGGCGCTGGCCGACACGGGCTTGCGGGTACGCGGCCAGGGCGGCTGGGCCTACCACCTGCGGGTTTCGGGGGGTGGGGCCTCTCTGGTGCGGGCTGACAGCCAGGGCGCGCTGACCCGTCTGCCCACGCCGCAGGTGCAGGTGTCCGGCACCAGCCTGATCATTGACGCGGCGGTGCCGCCCGGCACCTACGGCTACTGGGTGACCAACAGTGTGTATACGCCGCTTTCGGCCACCGGGGTGCTGCGACCGGTGACCCAGACCGGGCCCACGCTGCTGCAGGCCGGGCGCGCCGACGCCCCCACGCCGGTGGACGTGCTGGCCCCGGCCGGGGACACGCAGGTGTACAGCGCCCTGACCCTGGCCCCGGTGGGCGAAACGCGCGACTGGGTGAGCCTGACCCTGATTGCCCTGGGGGTGGGCGGCCTGCTGCTGACGGTGGTGGCCACTGTGATCGTGTGGCGCCGGCTGGCCGGGCGGCCATGA
- a CDS encoding TetR/AcrR family transcriptional regulator: MSSTSARPARARSAEEKHQRRDDILRAAERLWTTTSYAELSMNQVAREAGLAKGTLYLYFDTKEELFLALLSEHLHRWIEATAELFTERQPRTAEQVAAVLLHHAEHLTPLRRLLVLLGTVLERNVRPELALEFRRDLDLQLRRLVGHMPYDAETAMRVLRHLYAMTIGWQQLSESLPGTDPVTAQLRSPQDTDLYGEFELALRAILGQLTPAEPLAATAS; this comes from the coding sequence ATGTCAAGCACTTCTGCCCGTCCCGCCCGCGCCCGCAGCGCCGAAGAAAAACACCAACGCCGCGACGATATTCTGCGCGCCGCCGAGCGCCTGTGGACCACCACCAGCTACGCCGAACTGAGCATGAATCAGGTCGCGCGCGAAGCCGGCCTGGCCAAGGGCACCCTGTACCTGTATTTCGACACCAAGGAAGAACTGTTCCTGGCGCTGCTGAGTGAGCACCTGCACCGCTGGATCGAGGCCACCGCCGAGCTGTTTACCGAGCGCCAGCCGCGCACGGCCGAGCAGGTGGCGGCGGTGCTGCTGCACCACGCCGAGCACCTGACCCCGCTGCGCCGCCTGCTGGTGCTGCTGGGCACGGTGCTGGAGCGCAACGTGCGCCCCGAGCTGGCCCTGGAATTCCGCCGCGACCTGGACCTGCAACTGCGCCGTCTGGTGGGCCACATGCCCTACGACGCAGAGACCGCCATGCGCGTGCTGCGCCACCTGTACGCCATGACCATCGGCTGGCAGCAGCTCAGCGAGTCTTTGCCCGGCACCGACCCGGTGACCGCTCAGCTGCGCTCGCCCCAGGACACCGACCTGTACGGCGAATTCGAGCTGGCCCTGCGCGCCATCCTGGGGCAGCTGACCCCGGCTGAGCCCCTGGCCGCCACCGCCAGCTGA
- a CDS encoding bifunctional 5,10-methylenetetrahydrofolate dehydrogenase/5,10-methenyltetrahydrofolate cyclohydrolase: MPRPDPAQLPAAPHSLAGKALADEVTAGVRAALRAWEFQPHLVSVLASGDPASRVYVDSKARRAQRLGVRFSVRDLGEAPTQAALHDTLDDLSADGDVHGIVLELPLAPGLDADAALLRLTARKDIEGLSPANLALIAAGRESEALLPPTPRSVRFLLRSALGDDLRGRRVAVIGPGRTVGRPLTFMLNNRGVTVTLCNEHTRNLGTVLTPQDAVVVAVGRAGLLRAEHVQPHHVVIDAGINVQPDGVVGDAQANLPVQAQTPVPGGVGPLTSALMYQNLVRAVKLQRGEPVE, encoded by the coding sequence ATGCCCAGACCTGACCCTGCCCAGCTCCCTGCCGCCCCCCACTCCCTGGCCGGAAAGGCCCTGGCCGACGAGGTCACCGCTGGCGTGCGCGCCGCGCTGCGGGCCTGGGAGTTCCAGCCGCATCTGGTGAGTGTGCTGGCGTCCGGCGACCCGGCGTCGCGGGTGTACGTGGACAGCAAGGCCCGGCGGGCCCAGCGTCTGGGTGTGCGCTTCAGCGTGCGCGACCTGGGCGAGGCCCCCACCCAGGCCGCGCTGCACGACACGCTGGATGACCTGTCGGCCGATGGAGACGTGCACGGCATCGTGCTGGAATTGCCCCTGGCCCCGGGCCTGGACGCCGACGCCGCCCTGCTGCGCCTGACCGCCCGCAAGGACATTGAGGGCCTGAGCCCCGCCAACCTCGCCCTGATCGCCGCCGGGCGCGAGAGCGAGGCGCTGCTGCCCCCCACACCGCGTTCAGTGCGCTTTCTGCTGCGCTCGGCCCTGGGCGACGACCTGCGCGGGCGCCGGGTGGCGGTGATTGGCCCGGGGCGCACGGTGGGCCGGCCCCTCACCTTCATGCTGAACAACCGGGGCGTAACGGTGACGCTGTGCAACGAACACACGCGCAATCTGGGCACGGTGCTAACCCCTCAGGACGCCGTGGTGGTGGCCGTGGGCCGCGCGGGGCTGCTGCGCGCCGAGCACGTGCAGCCGCATCATGTGGTCATTGACGCGGGCATCAACGTGCAGCCTGACGGCGTGGTGGGCGACGCCCAGGCCAATCTGCCCGTGCAGGCCCAGACACCGGTGCCCGGCGGCGTGGGCCCTCTGACCAGCGCCCTGATGTACCAGAATCTGGTGCGCGCCGTGAAGCTGCAGCGCGGCGAGCCGGTGGAGTAG
- a CDS encoding glycosyltransferase family 2 protein: MLIAIDLIGLLLFTLYATQQLLSAVQRRLRPPEREDGVRLTFLIPALNEAQVIGATLANLRATVPGARLVVIDDASDDDTADIVARVAARDPLVTLLRRQPPEARQNKGRAMNWAVRHLVQGGFFPEAQDDVIVVLDADGRVGPDFPRQVRGAFADPHVMAAQGWMRFRQTGAPAGLRGALGRTLLLQQDIEAFITGHIQRYRHRGGTASLTGNGQCMRVSYVADQLARGVDPWPEVLLEDFASAVEIRLHDPAHRVAALTAHVSQQGLIEVPGFIRQRVRWTQGAMECLAYLPRLWRRPGPLLTRLDFSYFILGPWLNALLILSIASQGLRRVFGWEGLPLSPAAGLVLSVLPLLFQLNWAARYCLERRLPWIMVPVILLGLPVYSFVLLTSLPLAYFNHFTGRRGWYKSVRHDDSEPEAPEDTAQAAYAAQDPDLSFR, from the coding sequence GTGCTGATCGCCATTGACCTCATTGGCCTGCTCCTGTTTACCCTGTACGCGACCCAGCAACTGCTGAGTGCCGTGCAGCGTCGTCTGCGGCCACCGGAGCGCGAAGACGGCGTGCGCCTGACCTTCCTGATTCCGGCGCTGAATGAGGCGCAGGTGATCGGCGCGACGCTGGCCAACCTGCGCGCCACGGTCCCTGGCGCCCGGCTGGTGGTCATTGACGACGCCAGCGACGACGACACGGCCGATATTGTGGCCCGGGTGGCGGCGCGCGACCCCCTGGTGACCCTGCTGCGCCGCCAGCCCCCCGAGGCGCGCCAGAACAAGGGCCGCGCCATGAACTGGGCGGTGCGCCATCTGGTCCAGGGGGGCTTTTTCCCGGAGGCCCAGGACGACGTCATCGTGGTGCTGGACGCCGACGGCCGGGTGGGCCCCGACTTTCCCCGCCAGGTGCGCGGCGCCTTTGCCGATCCCCACGTGATGGCCGCCCAGGGCTGGATGCGCTTTCGACAGACCGGCGCCCCAGCGGGCCTGCGCGGCGCGCTGGGGCGCACCCTGCTGCTCCAGCAGGACATCGAAGCGTTTATTACCGGCCACATCCAGCGCTACCGGCACCGGGGCGGCACCGCCTCGCTCACCGGCAACGGCCAGTGCATGCGCGTGAGCTACGTGGCCGACCAGCTGGCCCGTGGCGTGGACCCCTGGCCCGAAGTGCTGCTCGAAGACTTTGCCAGCGCCGTGGAGATCCGCCTGCACGACCCTGCGCACCGCGTGGCCGCCCTGACCGCGCACGTTAGCCAGCAGGGCCTGATTGAGGTGCCCGGGTTTATCCGTCAGCGGGTGCGCTGGACGCAGGGGGCCATGGAATGCCTGGCCTACCTGCCCCGGCTGTGGCGCCGCCCCGGGCCGCTGCTGACCCGGCTGGATTTCAGCTACTTCATTCTGGGCCCGTGGCTGAACGCCCTGCTGATCCTGAGCATTGCCAGCCAGGGCCTGCGCCGCGTGTTCGGCTGGGAGGGCCTGCCGCTGTCTCCAGCCGCTGGTCTGGTCCTAAGCGTGCTGCCGCTGCTGTTCCAGCTGAACTGGGCCGCGCGCTACTGCCTGGAGCGCCGCCTGCCCTGGATCATGGTGCCGGTGATTCTGCTGGGCTTGCCGGTGTATTCCTTCGTGCTGCTCACCAGCCTGCCGCTGGCCTACTTCAACCACTTCACCGGGCGCCGGGGCTGGTACAAGAGCGTGCGCCACGACGACAGCGAGCCTGAAGCCCCCGAAGACACGGCCCAGGCGGCCTACGCTGCCCAGGACCCAGACCTGTCCTTCCGCTGA
- a CDS encoding O-acetylhomoserine aminocarboxypropyltransferase/cysteine synthase family protein translates to MAHRFETLQVHAGQKPDPTTGAQQVPIYPTNSYVFPSPEHAADLFGLRAFGNIYSRIQNPTNAVFEERIAALEGGVGALAVASGHAAQFLAITNLAQAGDNIVSTPNLYGGTINQFRVTLKRLGIEVRFTSREERPEEFAALIDERTRAVYLETIGNPALNVPDFEAIAAAAHAQGVAVVVDNTFGAGGYFCQPLKHGANVVLHSASKWIGGHGNGIGGVIVDGGNFDWGNGRYLLFTEPSPSYHGLNFWETFGEGNALGLPNVAFVIRARTEGLRDLGPTLAPQQAWQFLQGLETLSLRAERHAQNAQALAGWLAAHPDVARVTYPGLSNHPHYDRAQHYLPRGAGAVLTFELRGGRAAGEAFIRSVALAQHVANVGDTRTLVIHPASTTHSQLDEAAQHAAGVTPGLVRVSVGIEHIDDLREDFAQALAAALVEGDALEAAPGEEA, encoded by the coding sequence ATGGCGCACCGATTCGAAACGTTGCAGGTTCACGCGGGCCAGAAACCCGATCCCACCACGGGCGCGCAGCAGGTGCCTATTTACCCCACCAACAGCTACGTGTTTCCTTCCCCGGAGCACGCCGCCGACCTGTTCGGCCTGCGGGCCTTTGGCAACATTTACAGCCGCATTCAGAACCCCACCAACGCGGTGTTCGAGGAACGGATCGCGGCGCTCGAAGGCGGGGTAGGCGCCCTGGCGGTGGCCAGCGGACACGCCGCGCAGTTTCTGGCGATCACCAACCTTGCCCAGGCTGGGGACAACATTGTCTCCACGCCCAACCTGTACGGCGGCACCATCAACCAATTCCGCGTGACCCTGAAACGGCTGGGCATTGAGGTGCGCTTTACCAGCCGCGAGGAGCGCCCGGAAGAGTTTGCCGCCCTGATTGACGAGCGCACCCGCGCGGTCTACCTGGAAACCATCGGCAACCCCGCGCTGAACGTGCCTGATTTCGAGGCGATTGCCGCCGCCGCCCACGCACAGGGCGTGGCGGTGGTCGTGGACAACACCTTTGGCGCCGGCGGTTACTTCTGCCAGCCGCTGAAGCACGGCGCGAACGTGGTGCTGCACTCGGCCAGCAAGTGGATCGGCGGGCATGGCAACGGCATCGGCGGCGTGATCGTGGACGGCGGCAACTTTGACTGGGGCAATGGCCGCTATCTCCTTTTCACCGAGCCGAGCCCCAGCTACCACGGCCTGAACTTCTGGGAAACCTTTGGCGAGGGCAACGCGCTGGGGCTGCCCAACGTGGCCTTTGTGATCCGCGCCCGCACCGAGGGTCTGCGCGACCTGGGGCCCACCCTGGCCCCGCAGCAGGCGTGGCAGTTCCTGCAGGGCCTGGAAACCCTGAGCTTGCGCGCCGAGCGCCACGCCCAGAATGCCCAGGCGCTGGCTGGCTGGCTGGCCGCCCACCCCGACGTGGCCCGCGTCACTTACCCCGGCCTGAGCAACCACCCCCACTATGACCGCGCCCAGCACTACCTGCCGCGCGGCGCCGGGGCGGTGCTCACCTTCGAACTGCGCGGCGGGCGCGCGGCCGGCGAGGCATTTATCCGTTCGGTGGCCCTGGCCCAGCATGTGGCGAATGTGGGCGACACCCGCACCCTGGTCATTCACCCGGCCAGTACCACCCACAGCCAGCTGGACGAGGCCGCGCAGCACGCTGCCGGGGTCACGCCGGGGCTGGTGCGCGTGTCGGTGGGCATTGAGCACATTGACGACCTGCGCGAGGACTTTGCCCAGGCGCTGGCCGCCGCGCTGGTCGAGGGCGACGCCCTGGAGGCCGCCCCCGGAGAGGAGGCGTGA
- a CDS encoding DMT family transporter translates to MIRPALGAPLLILAAAVLWGLLGILGKQAQSGGLGPLEVAFWRAVLAGGLFTAHAAFTRARWPRGRDLLVTAAFGVVGVAVFYGAYQLAVQAGGASLASVLLYTAPAFVALLGWGLLRERLGLREGLAIAGTLGGIALISLGGGQGITVSGPALGWGLTAGFTYSLYYLYGKAFFTRYDPAALLAVALPVGALALLPFVTFTAKTPPVWGSLGAIAVLSTYLAYLAYSAGLRRLSATRASVIASLEPVVAAALAAALFDERLAALALLGAALVIGAALLLSFSPEEAHPQAE, encoded by the coding sequence ATGATCCGCCCCGCCCTTGGCGCGCCGCTGCTGATTCTGGCGGCGGCGGTGCTGTGGGGCCTGCTGGGGATTCTGGGCAAGCAAGCGCAGTCGGGCGGCCTGGGGCCGCTGGAGGTGGCTTTCTGGCGGGCGGTGCTGGCCGGGGGGCTGTTTACGGCGCACGCGGCCTTCACACGCGCCCGTTGGCCACGCGGGCGCGATCTGCTGGTGACGGCGGCCTTTGGGGTGGTGGGGGTGGCGGTCTTTTACGGCGCCTACCAGCTGGCGGTGCAGGCTGGGGGCGCGAGCCTCGCCAGTGTGCTGCTGTACACCGCGCCCGCCTTCGTGGCGCTGCTGGGCTGGGGGCTGCTGCGCGAGCGCCTGGGCCTGCGCGAAGGGCTGGCGATTGCGGGCACCCTGGGCGGCATTGCCCTGATCAGTCTGGGTGGGGGGCAGGGGATCACGGTCAGCGGGCCGGCGCTGGGCTGGGGCTTGACTGCAGGATTCACCTACAGCCTCTATTACCTGTACGGCAAGGCGTTTTTTACCCGCTACGACCCAGCGGCGCTGCTGGCGGTGGCCCTGCCCGTGGGCGCGCTGGCCCTGCTGCCCTTCGTGACCTTTACGGCCAAGACGCCGCCGGTGTGGGGCAGTCTGGGGGCCATTGCCGTCCTGTCCACCTATCTGGCGTATCTGGCCTACAGCGCGGGCCTGCGGCGCCTGAGCGCCACCCGCGCCAGCGTGATTGCCAGCCTGGAACCGGTGGTGGCCGCCGCCCTGGCCGCCGCACTGTTTGACGAGCGGCTGGCCGCCCTGGCCCTGCTGGGCGCCGCATTGGTCATCGGCGCCGCGCTTCTCTTAAGCTTCAGCCCCGAAGAAGCCCATCCGCAGGCCGAGTAA
- a CDS encoding homoserine O-acetyltransferase family protein produces MTALPRPAPLIPPPLAPEDSPERCSPAPRRQTARLFRDAPLLLDCGLPVSDVRVAYHTYGEAREEATLVLHALTGTSAVHEWWPDFLGEGKPLDPTRDYIVCANVLGGCAGSSSPGELPTLRGTDAPLTLRDMARAGRALLEHLGVRRVRVVGASMGGMLAYAWLLECPDLVERAVIIGAPARHSPWAIGLNTAARGAIRAAPGGEGLKVARMVAMLSYRSPDSFAQTQSGLRAPGVPAITSYLHHQGEKLQARFCERTYLALTGAMDAFQPTDAELRTIQAPVLVVGIASDQLYPAAEVEAYARQLPHGTYWQLDSVHGHDAFLMDPGGLPGQVGAFLGGGAALPSA; encoded by the coding sequence GTGACCGCCCTGCCTCGCCCCGCCCCCCTGATCCCCCCGCCCCTGGCCCCAGAGGACAGCCCCGAGCGATGTTCCCCGGCCCCCCGGCGCCAGACCGCGCGCCTGTTCCGGGACGCCCCGCTGCTGCTGGACTGCGGCCTGCCCGTGAGCGACGTGCGCGTGGCCTATCACACCTACGGCGAGGCGCGTGAAGAGGCCACGTTGGTGCTGCACGCCCTGACCGGCACCAGCGCCGTGCATGAATGGTGGCCGGATTTTCTGGGCGAGGGCAAGCCCCTGGACCCCACGCGTGACTACATTGTCTGTGCCAACGTACTGGGCGGCTGCGCGGGCAGCAGCAGCCCCGGTGAACTGCCCACCCTGCGCGGGACCGACGCGCCGCTGACCCTGCGCGACATGGCGCGGGCCGGGCGGGCCCTGCTGGAACACCTGGGCGTGCGCCGGGTGCGGGTGGTGGGGGCCAGCATGGGCGGCATGCTGGCCTACGCGTGGCTGCTGGAATGCCCCGATCTGGTGGAGCGCGCGGTCATCATCGGCGCGCCCGCGCGGCACTCGCCCTGGGCCATTGGCTTAAACACCGCCGCGCGCGGGGCCATCCGCGCCGCGCCCGGCGGCGAGGGCCTGAAGGTGGCGCGCATGGTGGCCATGCTCTCCTACCGCAGCCCGGACAGCTTCGCCCAGACCCAGAGCGGCCTGCGTGCCCCAGGGGTGCCCGCCATCACCTCGTACCTGCACCACCAGGGCGAGAAGTTGCAGGCCCGCTTCTGCGAGCGCACGTATCTGGCCCTCACCGGGGCGATGGACGCCTTTCAGCCCACAGACGCCGAACTGCGCACCATCCAGGCGCCAGTGCTGGTGGTGGGGATTGCCAGTGACCAGCTGTACCCGGCCGCCGAGGTCGAGGCCTACGCCCGGCAACTGCCACACGGCACCTACTGGCAGCTGGACAGCGTACACGGCCACGACGCCTTTCTGATGGACCCCGGCGGCCTGCCGGGGCAGGTGGGGGCGTTTCTGGGCGGGGGGGCGGCATTGCCCTCGGCCTGA
- a CDS encoding ABC transporter permease, with protein MKAADLWRLAWRGLTRRRVRTLLTALGITVAVASMVIFLSLGEGIRKVFVSELGGIGPDIQVSLTPLSQGMSLHPNLPQSTVADLQRLAPELGIQSVTPVIMAVRGSLDPTQSAVLYGLPAGGQGIAAVFPSAAVARGRTLQASDNAGGAAVVGAKAAQNLRLDLGSRLNLNRRSSVKVVGVLAPESGLVDNFIFLPLDTLQQAEGAQDRVSLVAVKLQNPREARAVATQIAQKLDLEAATQSDFLSFIERALRISDAVRFGISLIALIVGGLAVANTVMMGVFERTREFATLRAIGARPAFVRALVLTESLLLSLAGGVFGVLLGLVGIVVVNLYTQQLAGIDAAALTPRLTLLALGISFLLGLLSGLLPARSASRLNITEALGRV; from the coding sequence ATGAAGGCAGCTGACCTCTGGAGACTCGCGTGGCGGGGCCTGACCCGGCGCCGGGTGCGGACCCTGCTCACGGCGCTGGGCATCACGGTGGCCGTGGCCAGCATGGTGATTTTTCTGTCGCTGGGCGAGGGCATCCGCAAGGTGTTCGTCTCGGAACTGGGCGGGATTGGCCCGGATATTCAGGTCAGCCTCACCCCGCTGTCGCAGGGCATGTCGCTGCACCCCAACCTGCCGCAGAGCACCGTGGCTGACCTGCAACGCCTGGCGCCGGAACTGGGCATTCAGAGCGTCACCCCGGTCATCATGGCGGTGCGCGGCAGCCTGGACCCCACCCAGAGCGCGGTGCTGTATGGCCTGCCCGCCGGGGGGCAGGGTATTGCCGCCGTGTTTCCCAGTGCGGCGGTGGCCCGGGGCCGCACCCTGCAGGCGAGTGACAACGCCGGGGGCGCGGCGGTGGTGGGGGCCAAGGCCGCGCAGAACCTGCGGCTGGACCTGGGTAGTCGCCTGAATCTCAACCGCCGCTCCAGCGTGAAGGTGGTGGGCGTGCTGGCCCCTGAATCGGGGCTGGTGGACAACTTCATCTTCCTGCCGCTGGACACCCTGCAGCAGGCCGAGGGCGCCCAGGACCGCGTGTCGCTGGTGGCGGTCAAGTTGCAAAACCCCCGCGAGGCCCGGGCCGTGGCCACCCAGATTGCCCAGAAGCTGGATCTCGAAGCCGCCACCCAGTCCGATTTCCTCAGCTTCATTGAGCGCGCCCTGCGCATCAGCGACGCGGTGCGCTTCGGCATTTCCCTGATCGCCCTGATCGTGGGCGGGCTGGCGGTAGCGAACACCGTCATGATGGGCGTCTTTGAGCGCACCCGCGAATTTGCCACCCTGCGCGCCATCGGTGCCCGCCCGGCCTTTGTGCGCGCGCTGGTGCTCACCGAATCGCTGCTGCTGTCGCTGGCTGGTGGGGTCTTCGGGGTGCTGCTGGGGCTGGTGGGGATTGTGGTCGTGAACCTGTACACGCAGCAGCTGGCGGGCATTGACGCGGCGGCCCTGACCCCACGCCTGACGCTGCTGGCGCTGGGCATTTCCTTCCTGCTGGGGTTGCTCTCGGGCCTGCTGCCCGCGCGCAGTGCCAGCCGCCTGAACATCACCGAAGCGCTGGGGCGGGTCTGA